The following coding sequences are from one Streptomyces sp. NBC_01232 window:
- the recO gene encoding DNA repair protein RecO — MSLFRDDGIVLRTQKLGEADRIITLLTRGHGRVRAVARGVRRTKSKFGARLEPFSHADVQFFARGSELIGRSLPLCTQTEIIAPYGNGIVTDYARYTAGTAMLETAERFTENEGEPAVQQYLLLVGALRTLSRGEHEPHLILDAFLLRSLAVNGYAPSFEDCAKCGIHGPNRHFSVAAGGVICGDCRVPGSVVPSSEAIALLSALLTGDWGHADACEARHVREGSGLVSAYLHWHLERGLRSLRYVEK, encoded by the coding sequence ATGAGTCTGTTCCGCGACGACGGCATCGTGCTGCGCACCCAGAAGCTGGGTGAGGCGGACCGCATCATCACGCTGCTGACCCGCGGTCACGGCCGGGTGCGGGCCGTCGCCCGCGGGGTCCGGCGTACGAAATCCAAATTCGGCGCCCGGCTGGAACCTTTCTCCCACGCCGACGTGCAGTTCTTCGCCCGGGGCAGCGAGCTGATCGGCCGCAGCCTCCCGCTCTGCACCCAGACCGAGATCATCGCCCCGTACGGCAACGGCATCGTCACCGACTACGCCCGCTACACCGCCGGCACCGCCATGCTGGAGACCGCCGAGCGGTTCACCGAGAACGAGGGCGAGCCCGCCGTGCAGCAGTACCTGCTGCTCGTCGGAGCCCTGCGCACCCTCTCGCGCGGCGAGCACGAGCCCCACCTCATCCTCGACGCCTTCCTGCTGCGCTCCCTCGCCGTCAACGGCTACGCGCCCAGCTTCGAGGACTGCGCGAAGTGCGGCATCCACGGACCCAACCGGCACTTCTCCGTCGCCGCGGGCGGAGTGATATGCGGGGACTGCCGGGTGCCCGGCAGCGTCGTACCCTCGTCTGAGGCCATCGCCCTGCTCAGCGCCCTGCTGACGGGCGACTGGGGGCATGCCGACGCGTGCGAGGCGCGTCACGTGCGGGAGGGCAGCGGGCTGGTCTCCGCCTATTTGCACTGGCATCTGGAGCGCGGGCTACGCTCCCTGCGATACGTCGAGAAATAG
- a CDS encoding protealysin inhibitor emfourin: MRIQVVRTGGFAGIERRAEVDTTGRPDAKEWQALAQLALRPGPPGDPTDRVRDGFSYRITVDGRTVTCAEPNLSEAQRALISRVLKEGA; the protein is encoded by the coding sequence ATGCGCATTCAGGTGGTAAGGACGGGCGGCTTCGCGGGCATCGAGCGCCGGGCCGAGGTGGACACCACGGGCCGGCCGGACGCGAAGGAGTGGCAGGCCCTGGCCCAGCTCGCGCTGCGGCCCGGTCCGCCGGGAGACCCGACGGACCGGGTACGGGACGGCTTCTCGTACCGGATCACGGTGGACGGGCGGACGGTGACCTGCGCGGAGCCGAACCTGTCGGAGGCCCAGCGGGCACTCATCTCGCGCGTGCTGAAGGAGGGCGCCTGA
- a CDS encoding SMI1/KNR4 family protein, which produces MTEAEEELGIRFPPAYRSYLTEVSSGGRLHRLAKGPAGWWWDENDTVQRDLLRLPFPHPDSYAADGGPWGGADEYEDRETAGAVVLQDNGCGFATLLALTGPLAGTVWWDGRATCELIVPLSFDHPGGAPPLTFQEWRDLGLTDLSHLLGPDWGGPADF; this is translated from the coding sequence GTGACCGAGGCCGAGGAGGAGCTGGGTATCCGCTTCCCGCCCGCGTACCGCTCGTACCTGACCGAGGTCAGCTCGGGCGGCAGGCTGCACCGGCTGGCGAAGGGTCCGGCCGGCTGGTGGTGGGACGAGAACGACACCGTGCAGCGCGACCTGCTGCGCCTCCCCTTCCCGCACCCGGACTCGTACGCCGCGGACGGCGGCCCGTGGGGCGGGGCCGACGAGTACGAGGACCGTGAGACGGCCGGCGCCGTCGTCCTCCAGGACAACGGCTGCGGTTTCGCCACGCTGCTCGCGCTCACGGGACCGCTGGCCGGCACGGTGTGGTGGGACGGCCGCGCCACGTGCGAGCTGATCGTGCCGCTGTCCTTCGACCACCCCGGCGGCGCGCCTCCGCTGACCTTCCAGGAATGGCGGGACCTGGGCCTGACCGACCTCTCGCACCTGCTGGGGCCGGACTGGGGCGGGCCCGCGGATTTCTGA
- a CDS encoding class I SAM-dependent methyltransferase — protein MTEHAHAHAHHHPEPGALAGEEFWDGRYGESDRIWSGEANAMLVHEVSGLAPGRALDLGCGEGGDAVWLARRGWTVTGTDISGVALGRAAEHTADAGVAERVSFAQHDLTESFPEGEFDLVSACFLHNYGDFPRDAVLRRAASAVAPGGTLLVVGHAGWAPWQDEREEAHFPTPEEVLAQLQPVTAGWEVLRAEETERVQQQPDGTPGTRTDNVVRVRRPA, from the coding sequence ATGACCGAGCACGCGCACGCGCACGCCCACCACCACCCCGAGCCCGGGGCGCTGGCGGGCGAGGAGTTCTGGGACGGCCGCTACGGCGAGAGCGACCGGATCTGGAGCGGCGAGGCCAACGCCATGCTGGTGCACGAGGTGTCCGGCCTCGCCCCGGGCCGGGCCCTGGATCTGGGCTGCGGGGAGGGCGGCGACGCCGTCTGGCTGGCCCGCCGCGGGTGGACCGTCACCGGGACGGACATCTCCGGGGTCGCCCTCGGCCGGGCCGCCGAGCACACCGCGGACGCCGGGGTCGCGGAGCGCGTCTCCTTCGCGCAGCACGACCTGACGGAGTCCTTCCCGGAGGGGGAGTTCGACCTCGTCTCGGCCTGCTTCCTGCACAACTACGGGGACTTCCCCCGGGACGCCGTCCTGCGCAGGGCCGCCTCGGCCGTCGCCCCCGGCGGCACCCTGCTGGTGGTCGGCCACGCGGGCTGGGCGCCGTGGCAGGACGAACGCGAGGAGGCGCACTTCCCCACGCCCGAGGAGGTGCTCGCGCAGCTGCAGCCGGTCACGGCGGGCTGGGAGGTGCTGCGGGCCGAGGAGACCGAGCGGGTCCAGCAGCAGCCCGACGGGACGCCGGGGACCCGTACGGACAACGTGGTGCGGGTGCGCCGGCCCGCGTAG
- a CDS encoding M4 family metallopeptidase, with product MDASHTHRRHPVFCTVVPPHLLDRAARSEDSRRADLAQRTLERDSLLRTRRRVTAVRGIVPTLAAPASDTPDRTVHDAEHRTRLPGKKVRGEGDPLSQDATVNRAYAGLGATYELFLKGFGRRSIDDSGLPLDATVHYGEEYNNAFWDGRQMVFGDGDGDLFLDFTVSVDVIGHELTHGVTQYTANLVYRGQSGALNESMSDVFGSLIKQYSLEQTAEQADWLIGAGLLGPNVTGVALRSMKAPGTAYDDDELGKDPQPATMDDYVNTHSDNGGVHINSGIPNHAFYIVATELGGKAWERAGQIWYDTLTGGELTPRADFADFARLSTAAAVTRYGDGGPEHQALQKAWSAVGVPLAG from the coding sequence ATGGATGCCTCCCACACCCACCGCCGTCACCCCGTCTTCTGCACGGTCGTACCGCCGCACCTCCTCGACAGGGCCGCCCGCTCCGAGGACTCCCGCCGCGCCGACCTCGCCCAGCGCACCCTCGAACGCGACTCCCTGCTGCGCACCCGGCGCCGGGTCACCGCCGTCCGAGGGATCGTCCCCACCCTCGCCGCACCGGCCTCCGACACACCGGACCGGACCGTCCACGACGCCGAGCACCGCACCCGGCTGCCCGGGAAGAAGGTCCGCGGGGAGGGCGACCCGCTGAGCCAGGACGCCACCGTCAACCGCGCCTACGCGGGCCTCGGAGCCACGTACGAACTGTTCCTGAAGGGCTTCGGCCGGCGCTCGATCGACGACTCCGGGCTCCCGCTGGACGCGACCGTCCATTACGGCGAGGAGTACAACAACGCCTTCTGGGACGGCCGCCAGATGGTCTTCGGCGACGGGGACGGGGACCTCTTCCTCGACTTCACCGTGTCGGTGGACGTCATCGGGCACGAGCTGACCCACGGCGTCACCCAGTACACGGCGAACCTGGTCTACCGCGGCCAGTCGGGCGCCCTGAACGAGTCGATGTCGGACGTCTTCGGCTCGCTGATCAAGCAGTACTCGCTGGAGCAGACGGCGGAGCAGGCCGACTGGCTGATCGGGGCCGGACTCCTCGGCCCCAACGTCACCGGGGTCGCGCTGCGGTCGATGAAGGCGCCCGGCACCGCCTACGACGACGACGAGCTCGGCAAGGACCCGCAGCCGGCCACCATGGACGACTACGTCAACACCCACAGCGACAACGGCGGGGTCCACATCAACTCCGGCATCCCCAACCACGCCTTCTACATCGTGGCGACCGAGCTGGGCGGCAAGGCCTGGGAGCGGGCCGGGCAGATCTGGTACGACACCCTGACCGGCGGTGAGCTCACCCCGAGGGCCGACTTCGCCGACTTCGCCCGGCTCTCGACGGCTGCGGCCGTGACCCGGTACGGGGACGGCGGCCCTGAGCACCAGGCGCTCCAGAAGGCGTGGTCCGCGGTGGGTGTCCCGCTCGCGGGGTAG
- a CDS encoding nucleobase:cation symporter-2 family protein, with protein MARVAARLSTDGEQSTHPVDEVLPVPKLALYGFQHVLAFYAGAVIVPIIVGNALKLSPEQLVYLINADLFTCGIASIIQAWGICRIGARLPLIQGVTFTAVSPMIAIGLGAGGGTAALLVIYGAVITAGIATFAFAWLPAKAFRTVMRLFPPVVTGTVITVLGIVLIPVGLNDAAGGLGSPDFGEPKNFAYAGGTMLFILILMKIGKPFLSSISILLGLVVGTTVAFLLGDAKFGDVSNSDWVGVTTPFHFGVPKFEWFPIVLMLIVMLITMVETTGDTYAVGDIVGKEVDSETVARALRADGAATALGGVLNSFPYVAFAENVGLVRMTKVKSRFVVVAAGVFMIILGMLPKAAAIVAAVPHGVLGGAATVMFAMVALAGIQTLGKVDLKEEKNALIVGVSLAFALLPATVPVFFAKHMDPDLSSLLNSGVTLGATAAIVLNLIFNGLGKDDAHGRGIEVAEAVSAAVPGQAAAPAAGAEKGSAEKAGAETADAQNAGAEKAGAEKAGAETSGGSGPANGADTSAP; from the coding sequence ATGGCACGTGTCGCCGCCCGGCTTTCCACCGACGGAGAGCAGAGCACGCACCCGGTCGACGAGGTGCTCCCCGTCCCCAAGCTCGCGCTGTACGGCTTCCAGCACGTACTCGCCTTCTACGCCGGCGCGGTGATCGTTCCGATCATCGTCGGCAATGCGCTGAAGCTGAGCCCTGAACAGCTGGTCTACCTGATCAACGCGGACCTCTTCACCTGCGGTATCGCCTCGATCATCCAGGCCTGGGGCATATGCCGGATCGGTGCCCGACTGCCACTGATCCAGGGCGTGACCTTCACCGCGGTCTCCCCGATGATCGCCATCGGTCTCGGCGCCGGGGGCGGTACCGCCGCCCTCCTGGTCATCTACGGCGCGGTGATCACCGCCGGTATCGCCACCTTCGCCTTCGCCTGGCTGCCGGCCAAGGCCTTCCGGACCGTCATGCGGCTGTTCCCGCCGGTCGTCACCGGCACGGTGATCACCGTTCTGGGCATCGTCCTGATCCCGGTCGGCCTCAACGACGCGGCCGGCGGCCTCGGCAGCCCCGACTTCGGAGAGCCGAAGAACTTCGCCTACGCCGGCGGCACGATGCTCTTCATCCTGATCCTGATGAAGATCGGCAAGCCGTTCCTCTCCAGCATCTCGATCCTCCTCGGCCTGGTCGTCGGCACCACCGTCGCCTTCCTCCTCGGAGACGCGAAGTTCGGCGACGTGAGCAACTCCGACTGGGTCGGCGTCACCACCCCCTTCCACTTCGGTGTCCCGAAGTTCGAATGGTTCCCGATCGTCCTGATGCTCATCGTCATGCTGATCACCATGGTCGAGACGACCGGTGACACCTACGCCGTCGGCGACATCGTCGGCAAGGAGGTCGACAGCGAGACCGTGGCGCGCGCCCTGCGTGCCGACGGCGCCGCGACCGCCCTCGGCGGTGTCCTCAACTCCTTCCCGTACGTGGCCTTCGCCGAGAACGTCGGCCTGGTGCGGATGACGAAGGTGAAGAGCCGGTTCGTGGTCGTCGCCGCGGGTGTGTTCATGATCATCCTGGGGATGCTGCCCAAGGCCGCCGCGATCGTCGCCGCCGTCCCGCACGGGGTCCTCGGCGGCGCCGCGACCGTCATGTTCGCCATGGTCGCCCTGGCCGGTATCCAGACCCTGGGCAAGGTGGACCTGAAGGAGGAGAAGAACGCGCTGATCGTCGGCGTCTCCCTCGCCTTCGCCCTGCTTCCGGCGACCGTCCCGGTCTTCTTCGCCAAGCACATGGACCCGGACCTGTCCTCGCTGCTCAACAGCGGTGTGACGCTCGGCGCCACGGCGGCCATCGTCCTCAACCTGATCTTCAACGGTCTGGGCAAGGACGACGCGCACGGACGCGGCATCGAAGTGGCCGAGGCGGTCTCCGCGGCGGTGCCCGGACAGGCGGCGGCCCCGGCGGCCGGCGCGGAGAAGGGCAGCGCGGAGAAGGCCGGTGCCGAGACGGCCGATGCGCAGAATGCCGGCGCGGAGAAGGCCGGTGCGGAGAAGGCCGGTGCGGAGACGTCCGGCGGCTCCGGGCCGGCGAACGGCGCGGACACCTCCGCTCCCTGA
- a CDS encoding TerB family tellurite resistance protein, with product MLPVRGGDGRKLTVWGTRTTWSTVGDGEFFCPACGGDRNYRRRTGRRRFTVLGVPLLPRGQDGPVIECQGCRARFDTDVLDHLTTTRFTALLRDAVHTVALAVLTAGGTASRSALEAAVGAVRAAGFQDCTEEQLESLVEALSTDEGRLGLYDVPECCGAALSIELHEALEPLAPHLAGPGRESILLQGARIALADGPYTPAEREVLATVGSALRIDTDEVARLLSAVRAP from the coding sequence GTGCTGCCAGTTCGGGGTGGGGACGGCCGGAAGCTGACGGTCTGGGGCACCCGTACCACCTGGAGCACCGTGGGCGACGGGGAGTTCTTCTGCCCGGCCTGCGGTGGCGACCGGAACTACCGCCGGCGCACCGGACGACGCCGGTTCACCGTGCTCGGTGTGCCGCTGCTGCCCCGCGGGCAGGACGGGCCCGTCATCGAGTGCCAGGGCTGCCGCGCCCGCTTCGACACGGACGTCCTGGACCACCTCACCACCACGCGCTTCACGGCCCTCCTGCGCGACGCCGTGCACACCGTGGCGCTCGCCGTGCTCACCGCGGGCGGGACGGCCTCGCGCAGCGCGCTGGAGGCCGCCGTGGGCGCCGTACGGGCCGCGGGCTTCCAGGACTGCACCGAGGAGCAGCTGGAGTCCCTCGTGGAGGCGCTGTCCACCGACGAGGGCCGGCTCGGGCTGTACGACGTCCCCGAGTGCTGCGGGGCCGCGCTGTCGATAGAGCTCCACGAGGCCCTGGAGCCGCTGGCTCCGCACCTGGCCGGCCCGGGCCGCGAATCGATCCTGCTCCAGGGGGCCCGTATCGCGCTCGCGGACGGCCCGTACACCCCGGCCGAGCGCGAGGTGCTCGCGACGGTCGGCTCGGCGCTGCGGATCGACACGGACGAGGTGGCCCGGCTGCTGTCGGCGGTACGCGCGCCGTAG
- a CDS encoding isoprenyl transferase, protein MARRGILGRSRREYKVPEPHPSGAVPPKIPGELVPNHVAIVMDGNGRWAKERGLPRTEGHKVGEGVVLDVLKGCLEMGVKNLSLYAFSTENWKRSPDEVRFLMNFNRDVIRRRRDEMNELGIRIRWVGRMPKMWKSVVQELQVAQEQTVDNDAMTLYFCVNYGGRAEISDAAQAIARDVAAGRLDPSKVNEKTFAKYMYYPDMPDVDLFLRPSGEQRTSNYLLWQSAYAEMVFQDVLWPDFDRRNLWAACLEYAQRDRRFGGAVPNQSEGATG, encoded by the coding sequence ATGGCACGACGCGGGATTCTGGGGCGCTCTCGCCGCGAGTACAAGGTTCCCGAGCCGCACCCGTCCGGCGCGGTTCCGCCGAAGATCCCCGGCGAGCTGGTCCCGAACCACGTGGCCATCGTCATGGACGGCAACGGCCGCTGGGCCAAGGAGCGCGGGCTGCCGCGCACCGAGGGCCACAAGGTCGGCGAGGGCGTCGTGCTCGACGTGCTCAAGGGCTGCCTGGAGATGGGCGTCAAGAACCTCTCCCTGTATGCCTTCTCGACGGAGAACTGGAAGCGCTCCCCCGACGAGGTCCGCTTCCTCATGAACTTCAACCGCGACGTGATCCGGCGCCGCCGCGACGAGATGAACGAGCTCGGCATCCGCATCCGCTGGGTCGGCCGCATGCCGAAGATGTGGAAGTCGGTCGTCCAGGAGCTCCAGGTCGCACAGGAGCAGACCGTCGACAACGACGCCATGACCCTGTACTTCTGCGTCAACTACGGCGGCCGCGCGGAGATCTCGGACGCGGCTCAGGCCATCGCCCGTGATGTGGCCGCCGGCCGGCTGGACCCGTCGAAGGTGAACGAGAAGACCTTCGCGAAGTACATGTACTACCCGGACATGCCGGACGTGGACCTCTTCCTGCGCCCCAGCGGGGAGCAGCGCACCTCCAACTACCTGCTCTGGCAGAGCGCGTACGCCGAGATGGTCTTCCAGGACGTGCTGTGGCCGGACTTCGACCGCCGCAACCTCTGGGCGGCGTGCCTGGAGTACGCCCAGCGCGACCGCCGCTTCGGCGGGGCCGTCCCGAACCAGTCCGAGGGCGCCACGGGCTGA
- a CDS encoding YcxB family protein — protein sequence MNTGGEHTGQAEGSGERAGQTGEQVVLVYRLTLADLRGAARIRARRTAAGRLEALLILLLPPAVMVGLGVFRGSGPAATTISTVITTGIAVVALGWARRSTVRQAYAAAERYGQCRTVVDELGAATTGEIEAVTVDWPGFPAYAETPELFLLFGGRRESAVQVLPKRGAQAPADADRLRAVLERNLRRI from the coding sequence GTGAACACGGGCGGGGAACACACAGGTCAGGCCGAGGGCAGCGGCGAGCGGGCCGGGCAGACGGGCGAGCAGGTCGTGCTCGTCTACCGGCTGACGCTCGCCGACCTCCGGGGCGCCGCCCGGATCCGGGCCCGCCGGACCGCCGCAGGCCGGCTGGAGGCGCTGCTGATCCTGCTGCTGCCGCCCGCCGTCATGGTGGGACTGGGGGTGTTCCGGGGCTCCGGCCCGGCCGCGACCACGATCTCGACGGTGATCACCACGGGCATCGCGGTGGTCGCCCTCGGATGGGCCCGGCGCAGCACGGTTCGCCAGGCGTACGCCGCGGCGGAGCGGTACGGGCAGTGCCGCACGGTCGTCGACGAGCTGGGCGCCGCCACCACGGGCGAAATCGAGGCCGTGACGGTCGACTGGCCGGGCTTCCCTGCATACGCCGAGACGCCGGAGCTGTTCCTCCTCTTCGGCGGCAGGCGCGAGAGCGCCGTCCAGGTGCTGCCGAAGCGCGGAGCCCAGGCCCCGGCCGACGCCGACCGGCTGCGCGCGGTCCTGGAGCGGAACCTGCGCAGGATCTAG
- a CDS encoding GNAT family N-acetyltransferase — MTNHMIDSTLSELERYFDTVPRVGGARAEDFGALTLFVQEGTGWQYYARPALGGPEATRADVERVWQRQRELKVPEAFEWVAETSPSLRAAVEAAGLQVHEHPLMVLDPSAEVLPPHPEVRLLDADDPLLTAAVTVPALAFAAPGTAVGEAGPAELAAAMTDPAAEEGRARVSGKLTAGTTALAAAVRDGVVLCAGQYNPVGDVVEVVGVGTLPSARRQGLALGVTAALVARARERGARTVFLSAGDEAVARVYSRIGFRRVATALIAEPGV, encoded by the coding sequence ATGACCAATCACATGATCGATTCGACGCTGTCCGAGCTGGAGCGCTACTTCGACACGGTGCCGCGGGTGGGCGGGGCCCGCGCCGAGGACTTCGGGGCGCTGACCCTGTTCGTCCAGGAGGGCACGGGCTGGCAGTACTACGCGCGGCCCGCGCTCGGCGGCCCCGAGGCCACCCGGGCCGACGTGGAACGGGTCTGGCAGCGCCAGCGGGAACTGAAGGTGCCCGAGGCCTTCGAGTGGGTGGCCGAAACCAGCCCCTCGCTCCGGGCTGCGGTGGAGGCGGCCGGTCTCCAGGTCCACGAGCACCCGCTGATGGTGCTGGACCCCTCGGCCGAGGTCCTGCCGCCGCACCCGGAGGTCCGCCTGCTCGACGCGGACGACCCGCTGCTGACGGCCGCGGTGACGGTCCCGGCCCTGGCCTTCGCCGCCCCGGGAACGGCCGTGGGCGAGGCCGGGCCCGCGGAACTGGCGGCCGCGATGACGGACCCGGCGGCCGAGGAGGGCCGGGCGCGGGTGTCCGGCAAGCTGACGGCGGGCACCACGGCCCTGGCTGCGGCCGTACGGGACGGCGTGGTGCTCTGCGCGGGCCAGTACAACCCGGTCGGGGACGTCGTGGAGGTCGTGGGCGTGGGCACCCTCCCCTCGGCCCGCCGCCAGGGACTGGCCCTCGGGGTCACCGCCGCCCTGGTCGCCCGGGCCCGCGAGCGCGGGGCCCGTACGGTCTTCCTCTCGGCCGGCGACGAGGCCGTCGCCCGCGTCTACTCCCGCATCGGCTTCCGCCGGGTGGCCACGGCCCTGATCGCCGAGCCGGGGGTGTGA
- the leuA gene encoding 2-isopropylmalate synthase — MSQQPFVGRPTPITNATHTQQPSGMPVHKYGQYEQVDIPDRTWPDARVTKAPRWLSTDLRDGNQSLIDPMTPARKREMFDLLVRMGYKEIEVGFPSSGETDFAFVRSIIEEGAIPDDVTISVLTQAREDLIERTVESLVGARRATVHLYNATAPTFRRVVFRGSKEQIKQIAVDGTRLVMEYADKLLGPETTFGYQYSPEIFTDTELDFALEVCEAVCDVWQPAAGREIILNLPATVERSTPSTHADRFEWMARNLTRREHVCISVHPHNDRGTAVAAAELALMAGADRIEGCLFGQGERTGNVDLITLGMNLFSQGIDPQIDFSQIDEIRRTSEYCNQMEVHPRHPYAGDLVYTAFSGSHQDAIKKGFDAMEADAAAAGKTVDDIEWAVPYLPIDPKDVGRSYEAVIRVNSQSGKGGIAYVLKNDHKLDLPRRMQIEFSRIIQAKTDSEGGEVTPKAIWSVFEDEYLPNPENPWGRIQLRSGSTATDKDGTDTLTVEAVVDGVDTVLNGTGNGPISAFFDALAGIGIDARLLDYTEHTMSEGASAVAASYIECAIDGRVLWGIGIDANTTRASLKAVISAVNRAGR, encoded by the coding sequence ATGAGCCAGCAGCCTTTTGTCGGTCGCCCCACGCCCATCACGAACGCGACCCACACCCAGCAGCCCTCCGGGATGCCGGTCCACAAGTACGGACAGTACGAACAGGTGGACATCCCGGACCGCACCTGGCCGGACGCCCGCGTCACCAAGGCCCCCCGCTGGCTCTCCACGGACCTGCGTGACGGCAACCAGTCGCTGATCGACCCGATGACCCCCGCCCGCAAGCGCGAGATGTTCGACCTGCTGGTGCGCATGGGCTACAAGGAGATCGAGGTCGGCTTCCCCTCCTCCGGCGAGACCGACTTCGCCTTCGTGCGCTCCATCATCGAAGAGGGCGCGATCCCCGACGACGTCACCATCTCCGTACTGACCCAGGCCCGCGAGGACCTGATCGAGCGGACCGTGGAGTCCCTGGTCGGCGCCAGGCGCGCCACCGTCCACCTGTACAACGCGACCGCCCCGACCTTCCGCCGGGTCGTCTTCCGCGGCTCCAAGGAGCAGATCAAGCAGATCGCCGTCGACGGCACCCGCCTGGTCATGGAGTACGCCGACAAGCTGCTGGGCCCGGAGACCACCTTCGGCTACCAGTACAGCCCGGAGATCTTCACCGACACCGAGCTGGACTTCGCCCTGGAGGTCTGCGAGGCCGTCTGTGACGTCTGGCAGCCGGCCGCAGGCCGCGAGATCATCCTGAACCTGCCCGCCACCGTGGAGCGCTCGACGCCGTCCACGCACGCGGACCGCTTCGAGTGGATGGCCCGCAACCTGACCCGCCGCGAGCACGTCTGCATCTCCGTCCACCCGCACAACGACCGCGGCACCGCCGTCGCCGCCGCCGAGCTGGCCCTGATGGCCGGCGCCGACCGCATCGAGGGCTGCCTGTTCGGCCAGGGCGAGCGCACCGGCAACGTCGACCTGATCACCCTGGGCATGAACCTGTTCTCCCAGGGCATCGACCCGCAGATCGACTTCTCGCAGATCGACGAGATCCGTCGCACCAGCGAGTACTGCAACCAGATGGAAGTCCACCCGCGCCACCCCTACGCGGGCGACCTCGTCTACACCGCCTTCTCCGGCTCCCACCAGGACGCCATCAAGAAGGGCTTCGACGCCATGGAGGCCGACGCCGCGGCCGCCGGCAAGACCGTCGACGACATCGAGTGGGCCGTTCCGTACCTGCCGATCGACCCGAAGGACGTCGGCCGTTCCTACGAGGCCGTGATCCGCGTCAACTCGCAGTCCGGCAAGGGCGGCATCGCGTACGTCCTGAAGAACGACCACAAGCTGGACCTGCCGCGCCGCATGCAGATCGAGTTCTCCCGGATCATCCAGGCCAAGACCGACTCCGAGGGCGGAGAGGTCACGCCGAAGGCGATCTGGTCGGTCTTCGAGGACGAGTACCTGCCCAACCCCGAGAACCCGTGGGGGCGCATCCAGCTGCGTTCCGGTTCCACCGCCACCGACAAGGACGGCACGGACACGCTGACCGTCGAGGCGGTCGTGGACGGTGTGGACACGGTCCTGAACGGCACCGGCAACGGTCCCATCTCGGCCTTCTTCGACGCGCTGGCCGGCATCGGCATCGACGCCCGCCTGCTGGACTACACCGAGCACACCATGAGCGAGGGCGCCTCCGCCGTGGCCGCCTCGTACATCGAGTGCGCGATCGACGGCCGTGTCCTGTGGGGCATCGGCATCGACGCCAACACCACCCGCGCCTCCCTGAAGGCGGTCATCTCCGCCGTCAACCGCGCGGGCCGCTGA
- a CDS encoding SDR family NAD(P)-dependent oxidoreductase — protein sequence MNEKSCLVTGAASGIGRATALLLARSGALVTAADINGPGVEDLRTELAAEGYAITAVAGDVADPEANHAMVAAAVGAYGRLDVAVANAGVLPLSDVRETSPEDWDHVMAIDGRGMFLTCKYAIEAMTAQPRPGGALVCVSSISGVAGQARQAAYGPAKFVASGLTKHLAVEWAAHGIRVNAVAPGTIRTERVIALEDEPGGPEYLSQITGAHPMGRLGEPEEVARVIAFLASDAASFVTGAIVPVDGGYLAR from the coding sequence ATGAACGAGAAGTCCTGTCTGGTCACCGGCGCCGCGAGCGGGATCGGCCGGGCCACCGCCCTGCTGCTGGCCCGTTCGGGGGCCCTGGTGACCGCGGCCGACATCAACGGCCCCGGGGTCGAGGACCTGCGTACGGAACTGGCCGCCGAGGGGTACGCGATCACGGCGGTCGCCGGTGACGTCGCCGATCCGGAGGCCAATCACGCGATGGTGGCCGCCGCGGTCGGGGCGTACGGACGCCTGGACGTCGCCGTGGCGAACGCCGGGGTCCTCCCGCTCTCCGACGTACGGGAGACCAGTCCCGAGGACTGGGACCACGTCATGGCGATCGACGGCCGCGGCATGTTCCTGACCTGCAAGTACGCCATCGAGGCGATGACCGCGCAGCCGCGCCCCGGCGGTGCACTGGTCTGCGTGTCCTCGATCTCCGGAGTGGCCGGGCAGGCGCGCCAGGCCGCCTACGGACCCGCGAAGTTCGTGGCGTCGGGGCTGACCAAGCACCTCGCGGTGGAGTGGGCCGCGCACGGGATCCGGGTCAACGCGGTGGCTCCGGGAACCATCCGTACGGAGCGGGTGATCGCGCTGGAGGACGAGCCCGGCGGGCCGGAGTACCTGTCGCAGATCACGGGGGCGCACCCGATGGGCCGCCTCGGCGAGCCGGAGGAGGTGGCCCGGGTCATCGCCTTCCTGGCCTCGGACGCGGCCTCGTTCGTGACGGGCGCGATCGTGCCGGTGGACGGCGGCTACCTGGCCCGCTGA